The DNA sequence CCTGATGAACGTTCTGTTCGACGATCAGAACGGTCAGGCCCATCTGACGAAGCTCCCTTATGGTGCGGAATACTTCGTGAACTACTACCGGGGCAAGGCCAAGGCTTGGCTCATCAAACATTATAAGGTCCGGGTCCTGCATAAGCCCTCGACCGATGGCCAGCATTTGCTGTTCTCCCCCCGAGAGGGTTTCTGCAACCTGCTTTCTTCTTTCGGCCAGTCTGGGAAAAAGTTCGTAAACACGGGCCAGACTTTTCGCTCTCTTATCTCTGGCCCTCTTTATGTAAGACCCGACGAGGAGATTTTCTTCGACGGTCATTTTAGGAAATAGCTGTCTTCCTTCGGGTATAAGTGTGATTCCCAGATCCACCACTTTGTAAACCGGTAACCCCGATATATCCTGATTCTGGTAAAAAATCCTACCTTCCGAAACGGGTAAAAGGCCGCAAATCGATTTTAATGTGGTCGTTTTGCCGGCCCCGTTGGCACCTATAAGGGCAACCGTTCGGCCCTGCTCCACTCTGAGCGAAACTCCCCAGAGCGCACGAATATCACCGTAATCAACCTTTATGTCCTCCACCCTGAGCAAGCTCATGCTGCCGTCTCCTCACCCAGATAAGCCCTGATAACAACAGGATTTTTTGCCACCTCTGCCGGACTTCCCTCGGCTATTTTTTCTCCGTAATTGAGAACGATAACCCTGCTGCTAAGGCTCATTACCACCCTCATGTTGTGTTCTATAAGAAGCACAGTAACACCCCGGTCCCGTATCTGCTTTATCAGTTCAACGGTTTCGGCAACTTCAGCGGGATTCAACCCTGCCATTACCTCGTCGAGAAGCAGGAGAGAAGGTTCAAGAGAGAGGGCTTTGGCGATCTCAAGCCGTTTCCTCCATGCCAGCGTCAGGCCAGATGCGGCCGTATCGGCTTTGTCCGCCAGGCCGATGAACTTCAGTATTTCCCCAGCATGGCTTTCCGCGTCGGCCTTACTTCTGTGCCTGATCAGAGCTCCTACCATCACGTTTTCAAGGACGCTCAGGCTGGAGAAAGGCTTGACTATCTGAAAGGTTCTACCGATTCCCATTTGTGCCAGTTCATAAGGCGGCTTTCCCGTAATGTCACGATCCTGAAAGAAGACCTTTCCCCGTGTTGGTTTCAGATAGCCGCTGATGACGTTGAAAATTGTGGTCTTTCCGGCACCATTCGGCCCGATGATGGCCACAATTTCACCGGGCATCACGTTAAATGTAACGCCGTCTACGGCGCGAAGGCCTCCAAAAGCCATGGTCACCGATTCTACTCTGAGGACAGGGCTATTCATTTAGATCTCCCGTAAGTGTTTCTTTTTTGGCCGATGGAATACCTCCGGGGCGTGACCCGGTGCCTTTCAGCCTGCCGCTT is a window from the Thermodesulforhabdus norvegica genome containing:
- a CDS encoding ABC transporter ATP-binding protein — translated: MSLLRVEDIKVDYGDIRALWGVSLRVEQGRTVALIGANGAGKTTTLKSICGLLPVSEGRIFYQNQDISGLPVYKVVDLGITLIPEGRQLFPKMTVEENLLVGSYIKRARDKRAKSLARVYELFPRLAERRKQVAETLSGGEQQMLAIGRGLMQDPDLIMFDEPSLGLAPVVVHEVFRTIRELRQMGLTVLIVEQNVHQVLKVADYCYVIERGRVVKEGPGADLEKDPAVREAYLGF
- a CDS encoding ABC transporter ATP-binding protein; its protein translation is MNSPVLRVESVTMAFGGLRAVDGVTFNVMPGEIVAIIGPNGAGKTTIFNVISGYLKPTRGKVFFQDRDITGKPPYELAQMGIGRTFQIVKPFSSLSVLENVMVGALIRHRSKADAESHAGEILKFIGLADKADTAASGLTLAWRKRLEIAKALSLEPSLLLLDEVMAGLNPAEVAETVELIKQIRDRGVTVLLIEHNMRVVMSLSSRVIVLNYGEKIAEGSPAEVAKNPVVIRAYLGEETAA